A region of the Gammaproteobacteria bacterium genome:
GCTTTCAAAGACGCCGTTTCCGGCAACGCGGATCTGCTCGTGGCCAAGTCCGTACACTCTGCGTTCTATGGACGGCCGGATCTCGATTCATGGCTGCAGGACCAGGAGATCGAGAGCGTGGCCATCTGCGGCATCCAGACCAACGTGTGCTGCGAGACAACTGCCCGTATGGCTTCGGATCTCGGATACGACGTGCTGTTCGTGGCCGACGCGACCTCCACGTTCGGCTCGTGCGGGCCAGATGGGGACGTGGTCTCGGCGGAGGAACTCACAAGGGCCACGTGTGCGAGCCTCGAGGGTGAATTCGCGACGGTGGTGAACACCGCGTATCTCGTCTCGTAACCGGCCCGGCTACTCGAACAGATCTCGGAGTTTCCTGCGAATGTCCGGGTGGAGATGGCGGCGGAGAACGATGTCGCGCCGGTAGCTACGGTGTACCTCCGCAACTTGACGGCCGGTCTGTTCGATGGCTTCGTTCAAGGCAGCCTTGATCGATTCCAGATCGCTCTCGAGACGCTCGATCCGCTCTCGGAGTTCGAGAACCTGCTTCACCCCTTCCAGGTTCAGGCCCTGGTCGGTGAGGCTCTGGATCAGGGCGAGACGTTCGATGTCTTCTTGTGAGTACCGGCGTGTACCGCCCGGGGTTCGATACGGCTCGATCAGGCCTCGGCGTTCATAGATGCGCAGCGTCTGGGGGTGCACGCCTGCGAGTTCCGCCGCCACCGAGATCACGTAGACCGCCTGATCCTTGCGTTTCGTCATGGCTTATACCCCGAGGCCTTCGCGAGGATTGACCCCCGCCTCGAATTCTTCCGCGAATTGCTGGAGCATCTTCTTGGCTTCCCTCGGTAGTTTGGTGGGGACCACGACCTCAACGGTGACCAGCAGATCGCCAGGGCGTCCCTTCTTCTTGTTGACACCGCGTCCACGGACCCGGAAGGTGCGCCCGCTCGAGGTTCCGGCAGGGACTTTGAGACGCACCGGCCCATTCAGGGTCGGGACCTGGATCTCGGTTCCGAGCGCAGCCTCGGTGAACGTGATGGGCACTTTGATCATCAGGTTGTCTCCTGAGCGCCGAAACAGCTTGTGTCTCGCCACGTGTACTTTCACGAGCAAATCGCCGGGAGGCCCACCGTTCTTTCCAGGAGCACCCTTGCCCTTGAGGCGGACGATCGCACCGTTCTTGACCCCTGCCGGGATCTTGACCTTGATCGTGCGGGTGCGCATCGTTGTCCCGGTGCCGTGGCAAGTGTGGCACGGAGTCCTCACCGTCGTCCCGGTACCGCCGCACGTTGGGCATGGCCTGGTTGTGGAGAAGAAACCTTGACTCTGGGCAACTACGCCCTTCCCTCGGCATGTCGCGCACGTTTCTACCGGAGTGCCTGGCTCGGCCCCACTGCCTCGGCATGTCCGGCACACCGTCTCGCCCTTGACCGACACCGTTGTCGTGACGCCGCGAATGGCATCTTCGAAGGACAGATGGAGTTCGGTGCTGATGTCGGCTCCTCGCTGCGGGCCGGAGCGCCGACTCGTGGCACCACCGAATCCGAAGAGATCTCCGAGGTCTCCCCCGAAGAGATCTCCGAGGTCCTCGAACCGAATCCTCTGGCCGGCTGTCTGGCCGCCGGGGCCGCTCTGGAATCCGCGGAACCCACCGGACTCGACCATCCGCCGCACCTCGTCGTACTCCTTTCGCTGCTCCTCGTTGGAGAGCGTCGCATACGCCTCTGAGACGTCCTTGAACTTCTCTTCGGCTTTTGCGTCGTTCGGGTTCGCGTCGGGGTGGTACTGCTGGGCGAGCTTTCGGTAGGCGCGCTTGATCTCCTTGGCGTCAGCGTTCTTCGAGACGCCGAGGACCTTGTAGAAATCCTTGTCGACCCAGTCCCTATTCATGATCCACTGCAACGAGGGCTGCGCGGATCACGCGACCATGCAACGTGTAGCCGCGGCGCATCTCTTTCGTGACCACCAGCGTCCCTTCGTCCTCCGGAGGGGCGCTGGCAGCTTCGTGAAGCTCGGGGTCGAAGGGCATTCCGACCGACGGGATCGGCTCCAAGCCTTCGCGGCGGAGGATGTCCAGCAGCAGACTGCGGGTGCTGCGGATTCCATCGAGGAGTTTCTCGTCGGCCGGTGAG
Encoded here:
- the dnaJ gene encoding molecular chaperone DnaJ, yielding MMNRDWVDKDFYKVLGVSKNADAKEIKRAYRKLAQQYHPDANPNDAKAEEKFKDVSEAYATLSNEEQRKEYDEVRRMVESGGFRGFQSGPGGQTAGQRIRFEDLGDLFGGDLGDLFGFGGATSRRSGPQRGADISTELHLSFEDAIRGVTTTVSVKGETVCRTCRGSGAEPGTPVETCATCRGKGVVAQSQGFFSTTRPCPTCGGTGTTVRTPCHTCHGTGTTMRTRTIKVKIPAGVKNGAIVRLKGKGAPGKNGGPPGDLLVKVHVARHKLFRRSGDNLMIKVPITFTEAALGTEIQVPTLNGPVRLKVPAGTSSGRTFRVRGRGVNKKKGRPGDLLVTVEVVVPTKLPREAKKMLQQFAEEFEAGVNPREGLGV
- a CDS encoding isochorismatase family protein, which codes for MVFENTALIVIDVQQGFDDPGFGRRSNPDCERNVAALIDVWRSNGRPLVFVRHDSAKEGSPLAPGTAGNAFKDAVSGNADLLVAKSVHSAFYGRPDLDSWLQDQEIESVAICGIQTNVCCETTARMASDLGYDVLFVADATSTFGSCGPDGDVVSAEELTRATCASLEGEFATVVNTAYLVS
- a CDS encoding MerR family transcriptional regulator; this translates as MTKRKDQAVYVISVAAELAGVHPQTLRIYERRGLIEPYRTPGGTRRYSQEDIERLALIQSLTDQGLNLEGVKQVLELRERIERLESDLESIKAALNEAIEQTGRQVAEVHRSYRRDIVLRRHLHPDIRRKLRDLFE